The following proteins come from a genomic window of Cervus canadensis isolate Bull #8, Minnesota chromosome 3, ASM1932006v1, whole genome shotgun sequence:
- the YAE1 gene encoding protein YAE1 homolog: MSWVQAASLVQGAEEEGDVFDEEADESLLVQREWRSHMQRRVKEGYRDGIDAGKAVTLQQGFNQGYKEGAEVIINYGQLRGTLSALLSWCHLHDNSSALISKINNLLDAVGQCEEYVLRHLKSITSQPHVVDLLDSIQDMDLCHVAPAEEKIDEAKDERFCENNAEFNKNCSKNLSRVDCSSLECCRAQEHARPENPSLTWILEQTASLVKQLGVSVDILQHLKQL, from the exons ATGTCGTGGGTTCAAGCTGCTTCTTTGGTCCAAGGTGCTGAAGAGGAGGGGGACGTGTTTGACGAGGAAGCTGATGAGTCGCTCCTGGTGCAGCGGGAATGGCGGAGCCACATGCAGAGACGAGTCAAA GAAGGCTACAGAGATGGAATAGATGCTGGCAAAGCAGTTACTCTTCAGCAAGGCTTCAATCAAGGTTATAAGGAAGGTGCAGAAGTCATCATAAACTATGGACAACTTAGAGGAACAttgag tgctttgctctcctggtgtcaCCTTCATGATAATAGTTCGGCTTTgatcagtaaaataaataatcttcTGGATGCAGTTGGCCAGTGTGAAGAGTATGTGCTCAGACATCTGAAATCAATCACTTCACAGCCACATGTTGTAGATTTATTGGACTCCATTCaggatatggacctttgtcatgtAGCTCCAGCTGAGGAAAAGATCGATGAAGCTAAAGATGAAAGATTCTGTGAAAATAATGCTGAGTTTAACAAAAACTGTAGTAAGAATCTTAGTCGGGTAGATTGTTCATCTTTAGAATGTTGTAGAGCCCAGGAGCATGCACGCCCTGAAAACCCAAGCCTCACTTGGATTTTAGAACAGACAGCCAGTTTGGTAAAACAGCTGGGAGTATCAGTAGACATATTACAACACCTCAAACAACTATAA